The Neoarius graeffei isolate fNeoGra1 chromosome 7, fNeoGra1.pri, whole genome shotgun sequence genome includes a region encoding these proteins:
- the zgc:174945 gene encoding uncharacterized protein zgc:174945, whose amino-acid sequence MSLNGSTALLFITLCTFPSTPKSIDTIFVQVKYSRQPIKRTEGQTLTLNCTAQYEKQHCENISVFWCLSVEDKPCEPLTDLDKYLIQISETKLSKETLLRQQDAFVTFTQLTRKDTGFYQCKAKCQHTGATAMGHRINVTVTGQEETRNIFTSDAKGQTFLNRSNQCSMDMFLLTILFSFILLWIHKM is encoded by the exons ATGTCACTCAACGGTTCTACTGCTTTGTTATTCATTACCCTCTGTACATTTCCATCTACACCTAAAAGCATCG ATACTATTTTTGTGCAAGTGAAATATTCAAGGCAGCCAATAAAGAGAACAGAGGGACAGACATTGACGCTCAATTGCACGGCCCAGTATGAGAAACAGCACTGTGAAAACATCTCGGTCTTTTGGTGTCTTTCGGTGGAAGACAAGCCATGTGAGCCACTTACTGATCTGGACAAATACTTGATCCAGATCAGTGAGACTAAACTCAGCAAGGAAACTTTGCTCAGGCAACAAGATGCTTTTGTTACATTTACACAGCTGACTCGCAAGGACACTGGCTTTTATCAATGTAAAGCCAAATGTCAGCACACTGGGGCCACAGCTATGGGACATCGCATCAATGTCACTGTAACAG GTCAGGAGGAGACCAGAAATATCTTCACTAGCGACGCTAAAGGTCAGACATTTCTTAATCGGAGCAACCAATGCAGCATGGACATGTTTCTTCTGACAATCCTTTTCTCCTTCATCCTTTTATGGATCCATAAAATGTGA